A segment of the Centropristis striata isolate RG_2023a ecotype Rhode Island chromosome 15, C.striata_1.0, whole genome shotgun sequence genome:
TTGAGGGACATGAGGTTGGTTTTGCTTTTTATGGTGGCGAAAAGAGCTGAAAAGAAGCAAACTCTCACCATTTCAcaaaatttatgacaaaaaagtctgcagtttgtcttacacaatatataatgcagaaaatgtttggGGTGATTCctctatttctatttattttattttgtttattcttcTGAACATACAGtcagtactgatgtttattttttcttagttataatttgtataattgactaacaatgtaatacattatatatgtaatatgtaataCTGCATAATGGTAACTATGCTTTAGtaaagttatttgtttcagAAAGCAGCCTGTTGAGAACCTTTGCATAGTGATATCAGTAAACAATCCACTTAGAAAGatctatttttattccagctcaaaatTCACTACATCAGCCACCAATCAGTCTCAAAAACCCTTTATCGGTCAGGCTCTATGGTCAACTGTGTTTATagaattaaaaaatagaaatgcatttaaaacccACTTACAGAATTTGGTCAAACACTTTTTTCAACAAAACGTTGTAACTTACCTAAGAGTGGTAGTAAATTGTTGCTCGTCAAGACCAGTTCCCTCATCAAGAGCAAAAGACAAGGCTCCCAGTGGCGTCCAGTGCTCGGGGTCACAGGGGTATCGACCCGTGAGAATGTTGTCCCTGGCCTCCTCGTACAGAAGCCTCAGCACGTCTTTGTCGTCTATCTGCTCAGGAGTGAGACGATGACAGCAACTATCCATCAGTTATCAGGAAAATTAGCTCACAGTTAGCCTGAGGATCTCTTTAGAGCCCTTTAAgctttttattgtaatatttacTACACTTAAAGTACCCAGTGATGCATAACAATGTCTTAGTAATTCCCATCCAACATGAATGATTGTTCCTGCACAGAATTAGGATTAATGGTACCTGCAGCTCTTTAGATTTAGGATAAAACACATTCCGACGGAACTGGAGACACGGTTCATCTGAGGGAAAGAGCAGAGGATAATGATGCATTAGGGTTCAGGTGAACCATCTGTCATTGTGGGATTCAGCCCCACCGCCCACAGTGGAGGAGTGAGGGAATAGAGACCACACTGAGGTACATACTCCAGCCCACTCTGTTTATGCTCATAGTCCTTTACTGTGGGTGGAAGTCTCATCTActccacaaaaatacacagcatTTAAGTGATTGTGCAAAacatttgtgatattttttgttttattagtaGAAAGCTTTCACTGTtgagttttggtttgtttttgcaaagcactttgtgtcaCCATGTGCTTGTTATGTCGAACCATCAAAACAGAAACAGCAAATCTTCCTATTTTAGAATATATTTTGGACAATCTCACCCTCATCTTAAATCATCAATCATCAATGCTGTATGTATATTTAATGTTGTCTAAATGAATGTGGTAACTGTTCGGCTATATTATCGTACTTGCAAATTGCAAGTATaatgtcttttctttctctgagCAGTTTTTCTTCATGTTGTTTGACCTTCTACATGTTCAAGCTTTTACTTTGCTTGTTTAGCCACAGGTATTTATTGCTTATCATGCCAACTCCCTCTCTTTCCATTTACTTATTCCACTTGACAGCACTTCTACCCTGTGTGAGCTACTAAGCAACAACAATTTAGCAGCAAGCTACAAAGCCAGAGGGAACCATCGGATAAAAAGAAACTGGCTGTGCTTGGCATTCaacaaaatgtgatttgaaACCAGTTTACTGAGTGCAACTAGTTTGAGGCAGGAAACCAGATAATTTAATGTACTTGCACTGCAATAACTTTAGTACTCTAAAACTGACATTCACATACAGTTGGCAAGTCATTACATTTTCCCCTTATAATATCATATGTGGTTTAGTGGATACAGTTTAATGTGGTGCAgacttttaattgttttttggttggacttttttctcttttaacacAGGCATATACAGACAAAACAATCACCTTGTGAGATGTCTTCCTCTGAGGCCTCAGTGAAACGATACAGCAAGTCCTGCCACTGTCGACATAGTTTGTATGGTTGATGCCTTGCCTTTAACTGCAACTCTGAGGAGTAAGAAGAGGTGAATGTTACACAGTGAGATGAGTCTCTTTTCCATCTGATTCTTGGGCTGTTTGCAGTTGTGAAACTGAAGCTGCTTACATTGCAGTAAGCCACCAAACAAAttgaaatgcatgttttctttaaaaaacaaaacaaaatgaaaaaagacagaaataacaaaattaattaatcaaactcattaaaataatgatatttcatcaaaatcacttcTACTGTCTGTCCTTCCTGATCCTGTAAAGAACAAATCAATTTTGCGTACCTAGTAAAAAACTGGGAAGCCATGTTTGTTGTGACTTGACAAGAATTCAGCCTGAAACTTCAACTAAACTGCAGCAACATGCCTCCAGCTCTTTAGATGTAGAGCAACAGCAGCTTGGGGTTAAGAAGGTTAAAGAGTAAATGGCCATACTTGGgctgctgtggctcagttggttgaGTGGTCACCAACTGATCGGAAGGTcagtggttcaatccctgagcGTTTCGAAGTACCCTTGGGCAAGATACAAACCCAAATTTCTCCCGATGCTGCATCCATTGGTCTATGAAtaaattcctgatggtggcaccatttagggtagcctcagcCAACAGTttatgaatgggtgaatgagcgctgtcTGTGGTGgaaagcactttgagtgcttgcaaagactagaaaagcaaTGTagaagtgcagtccatttaaaaGTGAAAGCTATGGATTTTCGGTgacatgattttgaaatgaaattatTCCTGTCGTAACAGTtgaatacatacattatatattaaacatacaaaaatataatctATTATGTTATATTCTGTAACCGgactataatattttttaaaggaacaagcacacacatacacacaccttgCCAGATGAAGAATCACAGGATTTATGACTGTAAAAGGTTCTTACCAAGCAGTGGAGAACTAAGCCAGAAGGCAAAAACATCCTGCAGAGACTCAGGAATATGGAGGGCCTCACGGACACTGCGGCCCAACTCGTGCACAGAGATACTGCCAAGCCCTTCTACTGATAAGTGTACTGCGCTGTCACCACAGAGGTATATAAGCACATCTTGAGCTGTgtgaacaaacacaaataaacaattttacTTTCTTTCAAGTTAATTtgctataaatgtaaataatacattttttaaaaactggagGTGACTGAGCCTGAGGTATCTACCCCAGCACTTATTGAGACCATCAATATGTTTAGTACTTTTTCTGGCTACAGAATAAATTTCAGTAAATCGGAAGTAATGCCATTAGGTAGTCTGAAACAAATACCCAAAACTCCATCTCCCTTTCCTTTTAAATGGTCACCAGAAGGTTTTGTATATTTGGGTATACGTATAACACCCGCCTTTGACCAATTATATAAAGCAAATTTCCCACCCATATTCGAGCGTATAAGGTTGGACCTTGAGAGATGGAACACTCTCCCAATTTCCTGGTTAGGCCGTGTTGCACTGCTGAAAATGAACATCCTCCCCAGGTTACTTTACCCGATACAGATGATCCCAGTTATGTTTCTCCATAAGACAATCAAACAGCTAAATAGCTGGTTTAGTTCCTTTATATGGTCAAAGAAGAAAGCACGCCTCAAAATGGCTACATTATGTCTGTCTTCCACAGAAGGAGGTGTTAATCTCCCAGACATTAGAAAGTTTCAGCTTAGTGTTCATCTGCGTACTATAGCCGACTGGATGGGTAATAAGTCCACATCTCTCTGGTTGGATGTAGAAAGTTCAATGTCCAAATACCCCTTGAGTAATCTTTTGTTTATTAGGAAAAGTGCGTTTTTGAAGTCTGCTTGTACTAACCCAATTACAATTTCCACAGTTAAGGCATGGCATGCCATTAGAAAATTAGAGGGCAGATCTCAATTCACCTCTGTCTTTACTCCAGTATGTGATAATCCTGATTTCCCTCCTGGAGTGATGGTCAGTAACTTCCGGATTTGGGTAAATAAAGGAATATCCACTTTGCATAAACTACTGGAAGGTTCTACCATGATGTCTTTTAGTCAATTGAAAAGGAAGTATGACATTCAACAACAGGATTTCTTTCGATATTTGCAAGTAAGAAACTTTGTTACAAAGAATACCACAATCCTTGAGTGTCAAAATATTTCACATGTAGAGAGACAACTCTTTTTACAGAAATCTGGCAGGTCTATTAGCTTATTTTATAATATCCTTAAGGGGCATAACACCACAAACACTTATTTTCTGAAAGGCTTATGGGAAAAAGAACTTAATGTTAACATGACAGATGAAGGTTGGAACGATGCGTGGAAGAATGCTAAAACGTTGAGTGTGTGCAACCGAGTGAGAGCCATGCAGTTAAAGCTTCTGCATAGGGCCCACATATCTCCATCTCAACGTCATAAATTTAATCCTAACTCATCCCCACTGTGCCCCAAATGTAAAATAGAAACTGGCAGTCTCACACATTGTTTGTGGCACTGTGGAAAAATACAGCAGTTTTGGCAGGTCATTGGGCAGGAAATTAATACGATTCTATCCACTAATAGAAATAACGACCCCTTGTGTCTACTACTCGGCATATCTGATTTGTCCATCACcgacaaatttaaaagaaaacttcaTCAAACACTTGCTTTCTGTGCTAGAAAGTGTATTCTTTTGAATTGGATAATGGATAAAGCTCCTTCTAAGGCTCAATGGCAAAGGGTGATACTTGAATATGTTGCTTTGGACTATCTGACATGTAGACTGCACAGCAGGGATGATGTTTTTCGTAAAACATGGGAAccctttttgtcatatattGGTTTGAATATCTCTACCATTCTTGCAAGAGGGTTGGTATCGTAGCTGAGAATGCTCTGCCTTGTAAGTGACACCCTACCGTTTAattgatatgtttttgtttctggttaCCTTTGATCATGTGAATGTATCATGTATGGCAGTGCACACTTGGTTTGTTTTACTTGCTTATCCTATTTGTGTAGGATGACTCCTGAATCTCTCGCctaaatctgaatttaaatatgtatgtgagccaaatgtatgttttttttgttttgtttttgtcatgtatgtgttcctgttttgtcttttgaaaatttaataaacacatatttaaaaaaaacaaaaaactggaggaGGTATTTGTTTACTCCATCAGTTCCAATAATACTTGCTGCATCATACCACGTGAAAGCGTTGCAGAGGAAGCAACACTTCCTCTTTGCGAGTGATCATCTGATGACTCTGGAGGATAACTGCAGTCGTCTCCTTCCATTTCTactctgaaacacaaaaaaaacaacctcaatgAAATGCACAAACACCAGCATGGGCAGCACACCTGCAGCTCTCTCATATCTAGCGATGCAGATTGCATTATCCATGCTCAGCTTAACTGTCTGATGGGGGACACAGTGCCTGGAGGGACTACATGTGTGATGGGCTGTAACAAAAGCGTAGCTTTTTCTCAACAAAGAACTTCATGATGACCTTAAATCAAATGTATATGTACAGCTGGCTAGAGTGGTCATAAAAGCGGTATAAGCGTTTCTCATGCTAACATTAGTCATAccttcaaataaatacattgttgCTGCTTCACGGGATGAATAGACACATGTTATTGAGGGGTCTTCTTTACTCACATATGCCACCTCATCCACTATCTTTAGTTTAGTCATGTTTCAACAAAGTAATCGGGCAAAATTAGCCCATGTCTCACTATACAGCAGCGCCACCATTTGGAATTAGActggggaaaaaatgacaaGCATACCATCCAATTTGACTACTGTTGACCTCACCCTGCTGAACAAGACACATCGTATGACCCCAAAATATCAATGTATATCATCATTAGCACCATTTGTATATAATAAAGCTACGAGTATCGATAGAAACTCCTAAATATATAGAGTGGAAGTAACAGACATAAAGGCCCGTTGCTAGATAGCAGGCTAACGTTATAAGTACAtgtccaaacaaacacaaacaatggtTGTGAAATCTCTGGGAGCTATTCAACGCTGCTACAGTCATTTAGTTACCTAGCTAAAAGGCAATGGCAATGGACCTTCCCAGCTAATGGCGTATTGAGACTGTCACTACACattattctgatattttttgctacaacaATACGTCTCAGTTGATAACGATTGTGTCACTTTAGTGGTCGGTTAGCttccttttggtgtttttgtcccAACAGTCTGACAAACTGTTACTATCAAGTGAAAGAACAAAATGTCTCTGTTGTCCACCTACCTGCCAGTTTTGGTAAATGCCCGTTCACTTGCTGCTTAAGCGCTGTACGGGAAAGCTAAATTTGTAAATAATGTAGCTAAATTCATAAGTTTCTTAACGTTTCGTGGTTACTCCCCCGGCTAAAACTAGCTTCCCGGGCAGCTGCAACAGTTAGAGAGTGTGTGACTCGGGAATGATTCGTTTATTTTGAACCGCTCTTCACTGGGTGTGACAGCTACTCCGGAAGATTTAAAACACCACTAAATAACTGAGATATTCATAAATCCCGCAGATGTTAAACTACGAGCAAATATACCAAATTGGTCGGCGGGACATCATTTGAAAGAACATAAAATTACAGACTGTGCACATAGTAGAACGGTTTCATGAAACGAGTTCAAAAGAAATGATTCCAAGACGTGAACCAAATATCACAGAGCGTGTCGACGTCCCTGACGTGTCATAACGTCATGACGCCGGCACGTACGCAGGTagatatttcattttcagtatttatttatttatttttatttaattaatttacttttaagTAAGATGTAATTGCAACATTGAAAAGCTCTGTCTGAAAttctacaattaaaaaaaatatataatttccaGTTAATCTTATGCTGGTCATTGCTTTATGAAAACAAGTAAATTGGCAAAACAGAAAGCCATCCTTAATGTCTTCATGTCATATATGAAATCTGCTGTGAAAACACCCtttgataattaatttgacttgtaatgtatttattttccttttttgcctCCTTTTAATATATCCCTGTTTCATGTtaggttttcttttatttattatcttccTTATTTCAAGGTTACATTCCCTTGTTACTGTTGGTggactgtgttgtgtgttgtgctgCCTGGGTTGTTGCTACAAACAGAAGTCTGCAGCTAAAGTTAAACCACAAATTTGAATATCAAATTATCAACAAACAGACTCTACCTCACTgtggaataaacattttcaagtaTACATTTACTACACTGCAATAGGCCTACTGCAATATGCCTCAATCCATTGAGTCATGCATCacttttatggtatttttaaaGTCAGTGTACCAGGTCCAGGTAGACAGAATTACCATACACATTCCCTGATAAAACATAATTCAAAGGTTGTTGTGAGCTACAGCCTTAGAAAAAAATACCAGTTCACTGACACAGTCTCaacaaaaactgtacaaagtgAGTCAGGACAGGCATGCCAGAAACTCATCcaagacatgtttttaaaaggacCTTTAATTCAGCAATGTATGTGGGGTGATATTACAAATAGATTCCAGAGATTTGCCAAAATTTTAAAGGAGTGTCGAAAAAaggttattttatatttaatgaacTGCCCAGGTACATgagtaaaacacacaaactcttgtttggagagaagagaaaatgtatatgtcaatattgtgatttttttcagtactttttACAAGCAAACAAAGCCTCAGCATAGTTCACTTTGCATCTTACATTCACCTGACGCAGGTGCCTAACTGCCAGGTCAGCAGGTTGAGTATTAACAAATAGGATTAAAAGCTTTAATAAAGGTGTCGGAATAGAGGACACAATTGATGGCTGCAAGTGACATAGCTTATATTAATCTTCATAATCCATTAATTTTACTTTCACTGACAGGGAGAAGAGAGGCAGGGAGGAATTAATAACTTGGAGCACCTGTCTTGTTATGGAGGTTGACATCTGACATGCTGAGTAATATAAAGTCTGCATgtcataagaaaaaaatgaacaataagtgACTCCACTCCAAAAGGCAATTAGTAACCTTAGCTTTAATAAATCATCTGTTATATTAGGCTATGTCATAGTCCTTTTGCACAGCACAGCATTGTGCCTCATGTCTCTCTCTAACATCAGCTTTACATCcttgttttttaaaccaaaaaattatttttgtacactACCTTGCCTATTACTGTTTACCCAGTGACTGATTGTTCTGCTGCTTTTGACATAAACGCGTGAGAATGCAATTAGCGATGCACATCACGATCAAAAGCATTGAAGTGACTTTGTGTAGTTGTAGAACTGTTTAAATATAAGAAAGAAGGGCTtactattaaaataaaaaacagaaaataaaacaaaaatcacgGTGTGTTGACAGATGAGGAATCATTTCTGCATATGGAATTTCAATAGGAATGTACAGTAATATAGTCAACATTTACTTTACTTGTAATGATCATCtgacaataaaaaatactatCCCTATATCGATGAAATTCATAGAAATTTGTGATCAATGTTCTGTTTTCAAATTTAAACAATTATAAGTTATTAGTTGCCTTTTCTGTGTACAAATATTTACATGTGTGTACATGATCTGTAGTTTAGGCTGGAGAGGGTTCGCCCTCCTCCACCTGGTTTTTAAGCAGGAAGAAGGTCAGGACAGGGTTCAGGTACTCCATGACGGTGTCTTGCACTGATTTCTCCAGCAGGTAACCCTCTGTTTCAATCTCTGTGTTTTCATTCCCTGCCAGTGCCTCCATAGAGGTCTGCAGGAACCGCAAGCTCACCAGCACAGAGGCCTGTGGAGGGAGGAAGGTGGAGAGATGAGGGAGCAGGTTACTCATTTCATAAATTGTGCACATCAGACACAGTAAATGAATGAGGAATCAATTGAGGTTTGCTTTCAATCAGGTCAGGATACAACTGCAATAACTGCGTATTTAACTTTCTATATAAAGCCTTTTGTATGCTTACTGTACATGCAGAATGATGTTATCACAGCACATTTTTCCCAAATCCAATGTTATTCCTTCATCATCTTCCAAAAAGCTCACCTTAGCACCACCAACTCTACTCTACACTaatcactgtaaaaatattGCAATTCTTCTCATCGAATACCTGTAACAGGAAGACTGACAGTACTCCAGCCCCAATGGTGTTCATGAGGCCCATGTAGTATTGCACCAGAGCTGCTCTGCAGCCTCGGAGGTAGATGTTGAGCTCCTCGGTTTGGTAGTCATAGTTATAGTGGGCTGAGTTGTTAGTGAGCTGATTCTGGATGCATGGTCGTGGAGAGCTGGGGTtgcagcagctaaatggaaCTCCATCTACCAAGTAACGGCCATCCACGTTGCTCTTGACGCGGCTAAGGAAAGATATATTTCAGGTCAAATACAGATACAGTACAATAATCACATGCTTTTCCATAAAGATCCACAGAGACACCACTATAATATTATACACAACTTACTCTTTCACTTCCTTTGAGTTGAAATCAAGGTAGCGGTTGCTGATCCACTGGACCTCAAACCAGTCCCTGAAGTCACTGTTCCCACAACACTGAAAATCCATCTGCAAGCGATCCATGTTCTGTTTCTGGAAGCAGCGGCCTGGGGTGTCTGTGTCCTTGTAGAAGCGGATGCCGTTCCTCAGGCCAATCTTCAGAGAATTCTCCAGATTGCCCTTCATGGCATAGCTCATGATGACAGCTAGCAGCATGAGGACAGTGAAGAAACAAGAGACAGCAAAATAGGGCTTCAACATGGTCTTCCAGCGAGGGAATCGCCCGGCATCCAGAGCATCCTGACAGATCTTTGAAGCAAAGTAATTGATACCCAACGAGGCCAGGCCAACAATCATGAG
Coding sequences within it:
- the rom1a gene encoding rod outer segment membrane protein 1a is translated as MVVMKMKFPFQKRVKLAQGLWLLSWCATVAGAITFTLGCILKTELRRRAEVMDNSDIHIVPNTLMIVGLASLGINYFASKICQDALDAGRFPRWKTMLKPYFAVSCFFTVLMLLAVIMSYAMKGNLENSLKIGLRNGIRFYKDTDTPGRCFQKQNMDRLQMDFQCCGNSDFRDWFEVQWISNRYLDFNSKEVKDRVKSNVDGRYLVDGVPFSCCNPSSPRPCIQNQLTNNSAHYNYDYQTEELNIYLRGCRAALVQYYMGLMNTIGAGVLSVFLLQASVLVSLRFLQTSMEALAGNENTEIETEGYLLEKSVQDTVMEYLNPVLTFFLLKNQVEEGEPSPA